One stretch of Ornithinimicrobium ciconiae DNA includes these proteins:
- a CDS encoding glycosyltransferase, whose amino-acid sequence MRIAMLAAGSRGDYQPVLAVARGLQARGHEVGVTATSDYLPMVTGAGVRAEEVAVDVMGYYRDHALRDGMPTGLLGQMDLLGEVARVMAPAVRETLTDLWPRYDAVVTTAMSSAWPGLIGGPRKPQVLMMFVAALPSVWGDVSLYSERTGRSIHNLVSGLRAMGPSARLATTDGSSTPRERLRGLTQLATAPAFVANSAQIITPRRIGGRQIRSTGYPFLDLPAELGREVAAFLDGGSAPVYVGLGSHTVPTVRQALAHTVSAALDLGHRAIVQRGSGLEDLEHGDRVLFVDEVPHELLFPRCVSVVHHGGAGTTAQALRAGRPQVVLPFTMDQPFFARRVHEIGVGSAPVPITEATPARLLAALETALDPALTRRARSVGQVVRGEDGVGGAVAVIEAELGRQPASPKAATRRGGQPPRRQRTSPCGVSAPPPG is encoded by the coding sequence ATGAGGATCGCCATGCTTGCTGCGGGGAGCCGCGGGGACTATCAGCCCGTGCTGGCCGTCGCCCGGGGATTGCAGGCGCGTGGGCACGAGGTGGGGGTGACGGCCACCAGCGACTACCTGCCGATGGTGACCGGCGCCGGGGTGCGCGCCGAGGAGGTGGCGGTCGACGTGATGGGCTACTACCGCGACCACGCCCTGCGCGATGGCATGCCCACCGGTCTGCTGGGCCAGATGGACCTGCTCGGGGAGGTTGCCCGGGTGATGGCGCCGGCCGTCCGTGAGACGCTGACCGACCTCTGGCCGCGCTATGACGCAGTGGTCACCACCGCGATGAGCTCCGCGTGGCCGGGACTCATCGGAGGTCCCCGCAAGCCTCAGGTGCTGATGATGTTTGTCGCGGCGCTGCCCTCGGTCTGGGGAGACGTCAGCCTCTACTCCGAGCGGACGGGCCGCTCGATCCACAATCTGGTCAGTGGCCTGCGGGCCATGGGGCCGTCCGCGCGGCTCGCCACGACGGACGGCTCATCGACCCCGCGGGAGCGCCTGCGCGGCCTGACCCAGCTGGCCACCGCACCGGCCTTCGTGGCCAACAGCGCGCAGATCATCACGCCGCGGCGCATCGGGGGACGGCAGATCCGCTCCACCGGCTATCCCTTCCTGGACCTGCCGGCCGAGCTGGGCCGCGAGGTCGCCGCGTTCCTCGACGGCGGAAGCGCACCGGTCTATGTCGGCCTGGGCTCGCACACCGTCCCGACCGTGCGCCAGGCGCTGGCGCACACGGTCTCGGCCGCCCTCGACCTGGGCCACCGGGCCATCGTGCAGCGTGGCTCGGGGCTGGAGGACCTCGAGCACGGCGACCGGGTGCTCTTTGTCGACGAGGTGCCCCACGAACTGCTCTTTCCTCGCTGCGTGTCCGTGGTGCACCACGGTGGCGCCGGCACCACGGCCCAGGCGCTGCGGGCCGGACGGCCCCAGGTGGTGCTGCCGTTCACCATGGACCAGCCGTTCTTTGCCCGCCGGGTGCACGAGATCGGGGTGGGATCGGCCCCGGTGCCGATCACCGAGGCCACACCGGCGCGCCTGCTGGCGGCCCTGGAGACCGCACTGGACCCCGCCCTGACCCGCCGTGCCCGCAGCGTGGGTCAGGTGGTGCGCGGTGAGGACGGGGTCGGTGGGGCGGTCGCGGTGATCGAGGCGGAGCTGGGGCGGCAACCAGCCAGCCCGAAGGCCGCAACACGCCGCGGGGGCCAGCCCCCGCGGCGTCAGCGGACCAGCCCCTGCGGGGTCAGCGCACCACCACCAGGTTGA
- a CDS encoding S8 family serine peptidase, with the protein MSRVHPSRSLALLAAGALALTFVSAPAGSAADPPTPPDGWTATAVTADGPVIHAALSASGAMARSDESLLARTDSEVVPVMIKLDLDGAASYAGGKAGLPATSPEVTGRALADNPAAVNRYLAHAEGVTADAVAAVAETVPAAEVTGSFEVAYGGLSALVPANRAKELLGVPGVVAVQADEPQEIQTDASPEFIGATEVWPSLGGSSTAGEGVVVGVLDTGIWPEHPSFLDPGIDRPDRGPVGCEFGDGTDPDLGDPFECNDKLLGAYAFLDTNVLVTGDLADDYCSGTECTARDDNGHGTHTSSTAAGSPVEEAVILGVDRGPISGIAPGASVMMYRVCRPSCYQSDSVAAVQQAITDGVDVINFSIGGGTDPYNDAVELAFLDATAAGISVNASAGNEGPGAGTAGHGGPWVTTVAASTSDRHFRTDVTLTADNGDTYTKVGDTVTDGIAAGADVVYAGSVAPFDPLCQTPLAAGTVTGQVVVCERGVNARVDKGYNVLQGGAAGMILLNMVTQGTQTDNHWLPTAHLDGPNTELMDFLTTHTGVTATWGPGEPRHVRGDVMAGFSSRGPLGPVLKPDVTAPGVQILAGHTPTPNTISSGPPGELFQAIAGTSMSSPHAAGASALLTAAHPDWTPAEIKSALMTTSVQDVLEEDGVTATDPFDRGAGSLRVNRAVDPTFVMDVPAEDFYAAAAGSLESMDLNLASIYVDPLPGVVSLERTVRNVSDKTQRFDALVSADDGVVIRVSPKNPVIQAGASLTLTVTIDTTAAEPGWHFGQITLTPKSKHYAAAVLPVAVNAADGDLMLDHSCEQTQISRSGSTVCTATLANNSAADLEVSAALTAPKKAVISAVSAPATPTGNGWTFDGTLAGAQAPIIDSITGGGSPAGYLPLELFGITPISGIGDESIVNFGIPAFQYGSETYTSIGMTSNGYAVVGGGTAADVQFEPPGIPNAAPPNNVLAPLWTDLNPSQGGALRIGSLTDGVNSWIVGEWSGLSPWGTPSVTNSFQIWIQVGATEQVTFAYGGVGGTAGTPWQMGAENRDGSSGATLPLTTPTAATGTDWTVNTSPPVPGDEVTITYTASSKHAGTYPLRVEASAPDLRTTVAKVVNLVVVR; encoded by the coding sequence ATGTCGCGTGTCCATCCGTCCCGCAGCCTGGCTCTGCTCGCCGCTGGCGCCCTCGCCCTGACCTTCGTCTCCGCACCCGCAGGCTCCGCGGCCGACCCTCCCACTCCCCCGGACGGCTGGACGGCGACCGCGGTCACCGCCGACGGACCCGTGATCCACGCTGCCCTGTCGGCCAGCGGCGCGATGGCCCGCAGCGACGAGAGCCTGCTCGCGCGCACCGACTCCGAGGTGGTGCCGGTCATGATCAAGCTCGATCTCGACGGTGCCGCCAGTTATGCAGGCGGCAAGGCCGGTCTGCCTGCGACCAGCCCTGAGGTGACCGGCAGGGCCCTGGCGGACAACCCCGCGGCGGTCAACCGTTATCTGGCCCACGCCGAGGGTGTGACGGCAGACGCGGTCGCCGCTGTTGCCGAGACCGTGCCGGCCGCCGAGGTCACCGGCTCCTTCGAGGTGGCGTATGGCGGACTGTCGGCTCTGGTGCCCGCCAACCGGGCCAAGGAGCTGCTCGGGGTCCCCGGTGTGGTCGCCGTCCAGGCCGACGAGCCCCAGGAGATCCAGACAGACGCCTCGCCGGAGTTCATCGGCGCGACGGAGGTGTGGCCCTCCCTCGGCGGCTCGAGCACGGCCGGGGAGGGCGTTGTCGTGGGTGTGCTGGACACGGGCATCTGGCCCGAGCACCCCTCCTTCCTCGACCCGGGCATCGACCGTCCCGACCGCGGCCCGGTGGGCTGCGAGTTCGGTGATGGCACCGATCCCGACCTGGGTGATCCCTTCGAGTGCAACGACAAGCTGCTCGGGGCCTACGCCTTCCTCGACACCAACGTCTTGGTCACCGGTGACCTCGCGGACGACTACTGCTCCGGCACCGAGTGCACCGCCCGTGACGACAACGGTCACGGCACGCACACCTCCTCCACGGCCGCCGGCTCACCGGTGGAGGAGGCGGTCATCCTGGGCGTCGATCGTGGCCCGATCAGCGGCATCGCCCCGGGTGCCTCCGTCATGATGTATCGCGTGTGCCGGCCCAGCTGTTATCAGTCGGACTCGGTCGCGGCGGTGCAGCAGGCCATCACGGACGGGGTCGATGTCATCAACTTCTCGATCGGAGGTGGCACCGACCCCTACAACGACGCGGTCGAGCTGGCCTTCCTCGACGCCACCGCCGCCGGCATCAGCGTCAACGCCTCAGCCGGCAACGAGGGTCCGGGCGCCGGCACCGCCGGCCACGGTGGCCCGTGGGTGACCACGGTCGCCGCCTCGACCTCGGACCGTCACTTCCGCACGGACGTGACCCTCACGGCGGACAACGGTGACACCTACACCAAGGTCGGTGACACGGTGACCGACGGGATTGCTGCCGGTGCGGACGTGGTCTATGCCGGCTCGGTCGCTCCCTTCGACCCGCTCTGCCAGACACCGCTGGCAGCAGGCACGGTGACCGGCCAGGTCGTCGTCTGCGAGCGCGGGGTCAACGCACGCGTCGACAAGGGCTACAACGTCCTGCAGGGCGGCGCCGCAGGCATGATCCTGCTCAACATGGTGACCCAGGGGACACAGACCGACAACCACTGGCTGCCCACGGCCCACCTGGACGGTCCCAACACCGAGCTCATGGACTTCCTCACGACGCACACGGGCGTCACCGCGACCTGGGGACCGGGTGAGCCCCGGCACGTCCGCGGTGACGTGATGGCCGGCTTCAGCTCCCGAGGCCCGCTGGGGCCGGTCCTCAAGCCGGATGTGACCGCACCGGGCGTGCAGATCCTGGCCGGTCACACGCCCACCCCCAACACCATCAGCTCCGGTCCTCCCGGAGAGCTCTTCCAGGCCATCGCCGGGACCTCGATGTCCAGCCCGCACGCGGCAGGCGCCTCGGCGCTGCTGACTGCGGCGCACCCGGACTGGACTCCTGCGGAGATCAAGTCGGCGCTGATGACGACGTCGGTCCAGGACGTCCTGGAGGAGGACGGCGTTACCGCCACCGATCCGTTCGACCGCGGCGCCGGGTCGCTGCGGGTCAACCGCGCGGTCGATCCCACCTTCGTGATGGACGTGCCCGCTGAGGACTTCTATGCGGCGGCGGCCGGCTCTCTGGAGTCCATGGACCTCAACCTGGCCAGCATCTATGTCGACCCGCTCCCCGGGGTGGTGTCGCTGGAGCGCACAGTGCGCAATGTCAGTGACAAGACCCAGCGCTTCGATGCCCTGGTCAGCGCCGACGACGGAGTGGTGATAAGGGTCAGCCCGAAGAACCCGGTCATCCAGGCCGGGGCATCGCTCACCCTGACGGTGACCATCGACACGACGGCGGCGGAGCCCGGCTGGCACTTCGGTCAGATCACGTTGACCCCGAAGAGCAAGCACTATGCGGCCGCGGTCCTGCCTGTGGCGGTCAACGCTGCCGACGGCGACCTGATGCTGGATCACTCGTGCGAGCAGACGCAGATCAGTCGCTCGGGCTCAACCGTGTGCACGGCGACGCTGGCCAACAACAGCGCGGCCGACTTGGAGGTCAGCGCTGCACTCACCGCTCCGAAGAAGGCCGTGATCTCTGCGGTCTCGGCACCGGCGACGCCCACCGGCAACGGATGGACCTTCGACGGCACCCTGGCCGGAGCGCAGGCACCCATCATCGACTCGATCACCGGCGGTGGCTCCCCTGCGGGCTACCTCCCACTGGAACTGTTCGGCATCACCCCCATCAGCGGGATCGGCGATGAGAGCATCGTCAACTTCGGCATCCCGGCCTTCCAGTACGGCAGCGAGACCTACACCTCGATCGGCATGACCTCCAACGGTTATGCCGTGGTCGGTGGCGGCACCGCAGCAGACGTCCAGTTCGAACCGCCGGGCATCCCCAATGCGGCACCGCCCAACAACGTGCTCGCCCCGTTGTGGACCGATCTGAATCCGTCCCAGGGCGGCGCCCTGCGGATCGGGAGTCTCACCGACGGTGTCAACTCGTGGATCGTGGGCGAGTGGAGCGGGCTGTCCCCGTGGGGCACTCCGTCGGTCACCAACTCGTTCCAGATCTGGATCCAGGTCGGTGCCACCGAGCAGGTGACCTTCGCCTACGGCGGTGTCGGAGGCACAGCCGGAACCCCGTGGCAGATGGGAGCCGAGAACCGCGACGGCAGCAGTGGCGCGACGCTGCCGCTGACGACCCCCACAGCCGCGACGGGCACCGACTGGACCGTCAACACCTCCCCACCCGTGCCGGGTGACGAGGTGACGATCACCTACACGGCCTCGAGCAAGCACGCCGGGACCTACCCGCTCCGGGTTGAGGCCAGTGCGCCAGACCTACGCACGACCGTGGCGAAGGTGGTCAACCTGGTGGTGGTGCGCTGA
- the lysA gene encoding diaminopimelate decarboxylase gives MPLDPTLWSRNVTQDEQGRLWVDGLDVVALAREFGTPAYVVDEDDFRSRAAAFRDSFAERFAAVSGGADVYYAGKAFLCSAVARWVLQEGLHLDVCSGGELAVAQHVGFPGDRIALHGNNKSVAELRQAMEYAVGRVVVDSLEEIDRLACVATELGVQAAVVVRVTVGVEAHTHEFIATAHEDQKFGFSLHGADGADSSPAMQAVARILEHGDCLRLRGLHSHIGSQIMDTDGFAVAAQRLIGLHEQIRRVHGIRLPELDLGGGFGIAHASGDSPLTPAELATELAAVVEREFAALGDVPRPRISVEPGRAIAGPSTLTLYEVGTVKEVSLEDGSVRTYVSVDGGMSDNIRPALYGADYTCVLANRSSGAGPMRARVVGRHCESGDILVRDTELPADLRAGDLLAVAATGAYCRSLSSQYNHTPRPPVVAVRDGQARVIVRRETIEDILALDVG, from the coding sequence ATGCCACTGGACCCCACGCTCTGGTCACGGAACGTCACCCAGGACGAGCAGGGACGCCTGTGGGTCGACGGCCTCGACGTCGTCGCGCTGGCGCGGGAGTTCGGCACCCCGGCGTATGTCGTGGACGAGGACGACTTCCGCTCCCGGGCGGCTGCCTTCCGCGACTCCTTCGCTGAGCGTTTCGCCGCGGTCTCCGGCGGGGCCGACGTCTACTACGCCGGCAAGGCCTTCCTCTGCTCGGCGGTCGCCCGATGGGTGCTGCAGGAGGGCCTGCACCTGGACGTCTGCTCCGGAGGGGAGCTTGCGGTGGCCCAGCACGTGGGCTTCCCCGGTGACCGAATTGCCTTGCACGGCAACAACAAGAGCGTCGCCGAGCTCCGCCAGGCGATGGAGTATGCCGTGGGGCGGGTTGTCGTGGACTCCCTCGAGGAGATCGACCGGTTGGCTTGCGTTGCAACCGAACTCGGCGTCCAGGCAGCCGTGGTGGTGCGCGTCACCGTCGGTGTCGAGGCCCACACCCACGAGTTCATCGCCACGGCGCACGAGGACCAGAAGTTCGGGTTCAGCCTTCATGGGGCGGACGGCGCCGACTCGAGCCCGGCGATGCAGGCCGTCGCCCGGATCCTGGAGCACGGCGACTGTCTGCGGCTGCGCGGGCTGCACAGCCACATCGGCTCCCAGATCATGGACACCGACGGGTTCGCCGTGGCGGCGCAGCGGCTGATCGGGTTGCACGAGCAGATCCGCCGGGTGCACGGCATACGACTGCCCGAGCTGGACCTGGGGGGCGGCTTCGGCATCGCCCACGCCTCCGGCGACTCGCCCCTGACTCCCGCGGAGTTGGCGACGGAGCTGGCTGCGGTGGTGGAGCGTGAGTTCGCGGCTCTCGGGGACGTGCCCCGCCCGCGGATCTCGGTCGAGCCGGGGCGGGCCATCGCCGGCCCCAGCACGCTCACGCTCTATGAGGTCGGCACGGTCAAGGAGGTCAGCCTCGAGGACGGGTCGGTGCGGACCTATGTGTCGGTCGACGGAGGGATGAGCGACAACATCCGCCCGGCGCTCTACGGCGCCGACTACACGTGCGTGCTGGCAAACCGCTCGTCGGGAGCCGGGCCGATGCGCGCCAGGGTGGTCGGACGGCACTGCGAGAGTGGCGACATCCTGGTACGGGACACCGAGTTGCCCGCCGACCTACGGGCCGGTGACCTGCTCGCGGTCGCGGCGACCGGCGCCTACTGCCGCAGCCTGTCCAGCCAGTACAACCACACGCCACGGCCACCGGTGGTGGCGGTGCGGGACGGGCAGGCTCGGGTGATCGTGCGCCGCGAGACGATCGAGGACATCCTGGCTCTCGACGTGGGGTGA
- a CDS encoding Kelch repeat-containing protein encodes MTGRHTASGGEWRPIAQSPLSPRTEPAGVWTGEELLVVGGVSWFCPPGADCRGPNDEELLLDGAAFDPAADTWRALPEMPRATFYDTAHWTGEEMLVVHQPFTVEGASPRTLPAAVTALDPEAGIWRTLDPPPDGQFTHSLWIGEQLVLWSTDDEYGEAIQTLDPTSGKWATLPDDPLGPSFDRGLAWLDGRFYLAALSVDDDRSPRHFVVTSLDPDSGEWSGPEQTDVTFWGQEWWAFDGQFVNASQRAQGAVGPDTVAGAFDPATGEWSDVAQVDSYEQLQAGCQLPMIGPAGDWLAPGRSVLVALDPPVAMVVPACPGLLEPSVGVWTGQEFLVWGGLADPGVANSNAGLRWTPPAP; translated from the coding sequence GTGACTGGACGGCATACGGCATCGGGAGGGGAGTGGAGGCCGATCGCGCAGTCTCCCCTGTCGCCGCGCACCGAGCCAGCCGGGGTGTGGACCGGCGAGGAGCTCCTGGTGGTCGGCGGCGTCTCCTGGTTCTGTCCCCCGGGAGCGGACTGTCGAGGGCCCAACGATGAGGAGCTCCTGCTCGACGGAGCGGCCTTCGATCCCGCTGCCGACACCTGGCGTGCGCTGCCCGAGATGCCCCGCGCAACCTTCTATGACACCGCGCACTGGACGGGTGAGGAGATGCTGGTCGTGCACCAGCCGTTCACTGTCGAGGGGGCGTCACCCAGGACCCTGCCGGCAGCGGTGACCGCGCTCGACCCGGAGGCCGGCATCTGGCGGACCCTTGACCCTCCGCCCGACGGCCAGTTCACGCACAGTCTGTGGATCGGGGAGCAGTTGGTGCTCTGGTCAACCGATGATGAGTATGGCGAGGCGATCCAGACGCTCGACCCGACCAGCGGGAAGTGGGCCACGCTGCCGGACGACCCGCTGGGGCCGAGTTTTGACCGCGGGCTCGCCTGGCTCGACGGGCGCTTCTATCTCGCGGCGCTGAGCGTGGACGACGACCGCTCGCCCCGTCACTTTGTCGTCACCAGCCTGGATCCCGACTCCGGTGAGTGGTCCGGGCCCGAGCAGACCGACGTCACCTTCTGGGGCCAGGAGTGGTGGGCCTTTGACGGGCAGTTCGTCAACGCGAGCCAGCGGGCCCAGGGGGCCGTGGGGCCCGACACCGTCGCAGGGGCGTTCGATCCCGCGACGGGGGAGTGGAGCGACGTGGCGCAGGTAGACAGCTACGAGCAGCTGCAGGCCGGCTGCCAGCTGCCGATGATCGGTCCGGCCGGTGACTGGCTCGCCCCCGGACGCTCGGTCCTGGTCGCCCTCGACCCGCCTGTCGCGATGGTCGTGCCGGCCTGCCCGGGTCTGTTGGAGCCGTCCGTGGGCGTCTGGACCGGACAGGAGTTCCTGGTGTGGGGCGGGCTCGCGGACCCCGGCGTGGCCAACAGCAACGCAGGGCTGAGGTGGACCCCGCCGGCACCGTGA
- a CDS encoding ROK family protein has translation MTQVTGRPRAGRRPTGKVLPGDARRHHRALVLQQLFDDGPRSRADLSRETGLTRVTVSDLVAELLATGMLVELGHRPGVRQGKPATLVGLADTAPVVIALDLSGDRVLRGAVVDLHGEILSAESVELTEGEGAVAEVMALIARVRDGVDRVVLGIGIGAPGIISHAGTVLHAPNLGWSDLDLAEVVRGETGLPAYVANDANMATAAETSFGAGDEAGLLLVTIGHGVGGGVLVDGRVLAGPLLSSGEIGHVVVDPQGPTCACGNRGCLETILAVPTLRRTQSGAELAAAGQRLGSVLSPVVTVLGIADVVLYGPAELLDGQLLRATQDALAHQTLPFVAQQVRVRVVPLENELVLKGAAALVRYREIGVV, from the coding sequence ATGACACAGGTCACCGGCCGACCGCGAGCCGGACGCCGCCCCACCGGCAAGGTGCTCCCCGGCGACGCGCGGCGCCACCACCGGGCCCTGGTCCTGCAGCAGCTCTTTGACGACGGGCCGCGCAGCCGCGCTGACCTCTCGCGGGAGACCGGGCTGACCCGCGTCACGGTCTCCGACCTGGTCGCCGAGTTGCTTGCCACCGGCATGCTCGTCGAGCTCGGGCACCGTCCCGGGGTGCGACAGGGCAAGCCCGCCACCCTGGTCGGCCTTGCGGACACCGCCCCGGTGGTCATCGCGCTCGACCTGTCGGGCGACCGAGTCCTGCGCGGTGCCGTGGTGGACCTGCACGGAGAGATCCTCAGCGCCGAGTCGGTCGAGCTGACCGAGGGGGAGGGGGCGGTGGCCGAGGTCATGGCGCTGATCGCCCGGGTGCGCGACGGTGTCGACCGGGTCGTCCTCGGCATCGGGATCGGTGCGCCCGGCATCATCTCCCACGCCGGGACCGTCCTGCACGCGCCCAACCTGGGGTGGTCCGACCTGGACCTGGCCGAGGTGGTCCGAGGGGAGACCGGCCTGCCGGCATACGTCGCCAATGACGCCAACATGGCCACGGCGGCCGAGACGAGCTTTGGCGCCGGGGACGAGGCGGGGCTGCTCCTGGTCACGATCGGTCACGGCGTCGGGGGAGGGGTCCTGGTCGACGGGCGGGTGCTCGCCGGGCCGCTGCTGTCCTCGGGGGAGATCGGGCACGTGGTCGTCGACCCGCAGGGACCCACCTGCGCCTGCGGCAACCGGGGGTGCCTGGAGACGATCCTGGCGGTGCCGACGCTGCGCCGCACACAGTCGGGGGCCGAGCTCGCGGCTGCCGGTCAGCGGTTGGGCTCGGTGCTCAGCCCGGTCGTGACCGTGCTTGGCATCGCCGATGTCGTGCTTTACGGACCGGCCGAGCTGCTCGACGGCCAGCTGCTCCGGGCGACGCAGGACGCGCTCGCTCACCAGACCCTTCCCTTCGTTGCCCAACAGGTGCGCGTGCGCGTGGTGCCGCTGGAGAACGAGCTCGTTCTGAAGGGAGCGGCAGCGCTCGTGCGCTATCGCGAGATAGGCGTGGTGTGA
- a CDS encoding extracellular solute-binding protein gives MTAFAEETGATLEVQRIPWGELLERANQALPNPDNTPDVIEMGNTQVPTYTSVGAFEDLSGLLGDLGDIGPEGFIEAGTYDGTVYAVPYYWGSRYIFFDKAAFSDAGLEPPTTLAELSEAAITLREAGDDAYSGLWLPGQDWRNGISWIFAHGGDIAVQEGDQWVGALSSPESLAGLTQWQELYAGASTAPQDGKDAEAWVPFNNGEAAMFMAPSWARWSVEETKAEDLGAFALPGVDGGVAPVFAGGSDIAISAQSQHKDLSADLMRLIFSDDYQTMLAENGLGPANAEFTHLMGDDEFAQAAISAAANAKLTPASSEWAAVETGSVMEEFFGRIASGEDVATVAAETDAQLEDVLNG, from the coding sequence GTGACCGCCTTCGCGGAGGAGACCGGCGCGACGCTGGAGGTCCAGCGGATCCCCTGGGGTGAGCTGCTCGAGCGTGCCAACCAGGCGCTCCCCAACCCGGACAACACGCCCGACGTGATCGAGATGGGCAACACCCAGGTCCCGACATACACCAGCGTCGGTGCCTTTGAGGACCTGTCCGGCCTGCTCGGCGACCTCGGTGACATCGGCCCGGAGGGCTTCATCGAGGCCGGCACCTATGACGGGACGGTCTACGCGGTGCCCTACTACTGGGGCTCGCGCTACATCTTCTTTGACAAGGCAGCGTTCAGTGACGCAGGGCTGGAGCCGCCCACCACTCTCGCCGAGCTCTCCGAGGCGGCGATCACGCTGCGCGAGGCCGGCGACGACGCCTACTCGGGCCTGTGGCTGCCTGGTCAGGACTGGCGCAACGGCATCAGTTGGATCTTTGCGCACGGCGGTGACATCGCGGTGCAGGAGGGTGACCAGTGGGTCGGGGCCCTGTCCTCGCCGGAGAGCCTGGCGGGTCTGACGCAGTGGCAGGAGCTGTATGCCGGTGCCTCCACCGCACCGCAGGACGGCAAGGACGCGGAGGCCTGGGTCCCGTTCAACAACGGTGAGGCCGCGATGTTCATGGCGCCCAGCTGGGCGCGCTGGAGCGTGGAGGAGACCAAGGCCGAGGACCTCGGCGCGTTCGCCCTCCCGGGTGTGGACGGCGGCGTGGCTCCCGTCTTTGCCGGTGGCTCCGACATCGCCATCTCCGCGCAGTCCCAGCACAAGGATCTGTCCGCTGATCTGATGCGGCTGATCTTCAGCGATGACTACCAGACGATGCTGGCCGAGAACGGGCTCGGCCCGGCCAACGCCGAGTTCACCCATCTGATGGGTGACGACGAATTCGCCCAGGCCGCGATCTCCGCCGCCGCGAACGCCAAGCTGACCCCGGCCTCCTCGGAGTGGGCCGCGGTGGAGACCGGGTCGGTCATGGAGGAGTTCTTCGGTCGGATCGCCAGTGGTGAGGATGTCGCCACGGTCGCCGCGGAGACAGACGCTCAGCTGGAGGACGTGCTCAACGGCTGA
- a CDS encoding carbohydrate ABC transporter permease, whose amino-acid sequence MTQETAQVPLTGTPVTAPARRRRGRRGGLGPYGLLLPTIAVLVVGAGYPLVRQVVMSFQEFGRAQQFGALPEWIGLDNYRELFTDAQMWGVVWRSLAFCAVNVVLTMVIGTVFALLMLRAPRVPRVVLQVSMLLCWAMPVIAAMTAWQWLFDSRYGLINWTLTTLGLGDFTRHNWLIEPLSFYLVATVIVVWMSVPFVAFTAYAALTQVPEDALEAGQIDGANAWQRWRFIIYPSIRPALTIVLMLQIVWDLRVFAQIHYLQGVGGIPSETHLLGTYIYTLGVGQSEYGMASAFALFVLVLTVVLTAGYVRALLRAEKT is encoded by the coding sequence ATGACCCAGGAGACGGCCCAGGTGCCGCTGACGGGCACGCCGGTGACCGCGCCAGCGCGCCGTCGCCGGGGCCGGCGCGGTGGGCTCGGGCCCTATGGGCTGCTGCTGCCGACGATCGCGGTGCTGGTGGTCGGCGCCGGCTACCCGCTGGTGCGTCAGGTGGTCATGTCCTTCCAGGAGTTCGGCCGGGCCCAGCAGTTCGGGGCGCTGCCGGAGTGGATCGGGCTGGACAACTATCGCGAACTGTTCACCGACGCCCAGATGTGGGGTGTCGTCTGGCGGTCGCTGGCGTTCTGCGCGGTCAATGTCGTCCTCACGATGGTCATCGGCACCGTCTTCGCGCTGCTGATGCTCCGCGCCCCGCGGGTGCCGCGCGTGGTGCTCCAGGTCAGCATGCTGCTGTGCTGGGCGATGCCGGTCATCGCGGCGATGACTGCCTGGCAGTGGCTGTTCGACAGCCGCTACGGCCTGATCAACTGGACGCTGACCACCCTCGGCCTCGGTGACTTCACCCGGCACAACTGGTTGATCGAGCCGCTCTCCTTCTATCTGGTCGCCACGGTGATCGTGGTCTGGATGAGCGTGCCCTTCGTGGCCTTCACCGCCTATGCCGCCCTGACTCAGGTGCCCGAGGATGCCCTGGAGGCCGGACAGATCGACGGTGCCAACGCCTGGCAGCGCTGGCGCTTCATCATCTATCCCTCGATCCGCCCGGCGCTGACGATCGTGCTGATGCTGCAGATCGTCTGGGACCTGCGGGTCTTCGCCCAGATCCACTATCTGCAGGGCGTCGGCGGGATCCCCAGCGAGACCCACCTGCTCGGCACCTACATCTACACCCTCGGCGTCGGTCAGAGCGAGTACGGCATGGCCTCGGCCTTCGCCCTGTTCGTCCTCGTCCTGACCGTGGTGCTCACGGCGGGCTATGTGCGGGCCCTGCTGCGGGCGGAGAAGACATGA